One segment of Erigeron canadensis isolate Cc75 chromosome 2, C_canadensis_v1, whole genome shotgun sequence DNA contains the following:
- the LOC122587467 gene encoding transcription factor bHLH79 isoform X2: MDPPIINEASFSTANPSSYSLTEIWPFSSMNGNENLGLKIGSFVSGYGDAGGEESSVTEQSGGGRKRRDANSEDESSKLVSTSTATDLSNLSGKRMKTSGSKTELGGGMKVDGEGSSGGSGSKAAGGQTSKPSEPPKDYIHVRARRGQATDSHSLAERARREKISERMKILQDLVPGCNKVIGKALVLDEIINYIQSLQHQVEFLSMKLEAVNTRMNPPIEGFPTKEDFFLGHKQHGSTVKNHNQSGFICS, from the exons ATGGATCCACCTATAATCAACGAAGCTTCTTTCTCAACTGCGAATCCTTCTTCTTACAGTTTAACTGAGATTTGGCCTTTTTCTTCTATGAATGGAAATGAGAATTTGGGGCTCAAAATTGGCAGCTTTGTTTCCGGATATGGTGACGCCGGCGGTGAGGAATCGTCGGTCACGGAACAAAGTGGCGGTGGTCGGAAACGGAGAGATGCTAATTCTGAAGACGAATCTTCTAAACTTGTGTCTACTAGTACCGCCACTGATTTg AGCAATTTGAGTGGGAAAAGGATGAAGACATCGGGATCGAAAACCGAATTAGGTGGTGGTATGAAAGTTGATGGAGAAGGGAGTTCAGGGGGATCAGGTAGTAAGGCTGCAGGTGGTCAAACTAGTAAACCGTCTGAACCGCCTAAAGACTATATTCATGTTAGAGCAAGAAGGGGTCAAGCTACTGATAGTCATAGTCTTGCTGAAAGA GCCAGGAGAGAAAAGATTAGTGAAAGGATGAAAATTCTTCAAGATTTGGTCCCAGGGTGTAACAAG GTTATAGGAAAAGCACTTGTACTTGATGAAATAATCAACTACATCCAATCATTACAACATCAAGTCGAG TTCTTGTCTATGAAGCTTGAAGCTGTAAATACAAGGATGAACCCTCCCATTGAAGGATTTCCCACAAAAGAG GACTTCTTTTTGGGTCACAAACAACACGGGAGTACGGTCAAGAATCACAATCAGAGTGGCTTCATATGCAGTTAG
- the LOC122587467 gene encoding transcription factor bHLH79 isoform X1, translating to MDPPIINEASFSTANPSSYSLTEIWPFSSMNGNENLGLKIGSFVSGYGDAGGEESSVTEQSGGGRKRRDANSEDESSKLVSTSTATDLSNLSGKRMKTSGSKTELGGGMKVDGEGSSGGSGSKAAGGQTSKPSEPPKDYIHVRARRGQATDSHSLAERARREKISERMKILQDLVPGCNKVIGKALVLDEIINYIQSLQHQVEFLSMKLEAVNTRMNPPIEGFPTKELGPPPFDAAGLLFGSQTTREYGQESQSEWLHMQLGSSFERAT from the exons ATGGATCCACCTATAATCAACGAAGCTTCTTTCTCAACTGCGAATCCTTCTTCTTACAGTTTAACTGAGATTTGGCCTTTTTCTTCTATGAATGGAAATGAGAATTTGGGGCTCAAAATTGGCAGCTTTGTTTCCGGATATGGTGACGCCGGCGGTGAGGAATCGTCGGTCACGGAACAAAGTGGCGGTGGTCGGAAACGGAGAGATGCTAATTCTGAAGACGAATCTTCTAAACTTGTGTCTACTAGTACCGCCACTGATTTg AGCAATTTGAGTGGGAAAAGGATGAAGACATCGGGATCGAAAACCGAATTAGGTGGTGGTATGAAAGTTGATGGAGAAGGGAGTTCAGGGGGATCAGGTAGTAAGGCTGCAGGTGGTCAAACTAGTAAACCGTCTGAACCGCCTAAAGACTATATTCATGTTAGAGCAAGAAGGGGTCAAGCTACTGATAGTCATAGTCTTGCTGAAAGA GCCAGGAGAGAAAAGATTAGTGAAAGGATGAAAATTCTTCAAGATTTGGTCCCAGGGTGTAACAAG GTTATAGGAAAAGCACTTGTACTTGATGAAATAATCAACTACATCCAATCATTACAACATCAAGTCGAG TTCTTGTCTATGAAGCTTGAAGCTGTAAATACAAGGATGAACCCTCCCATTGAAGGATTTCCCACAAAAGAG CTTGGCCCACCACCGTTTGATGCTGCAGGACTTCTTTTTGGGTCACAAACAACACGGGAGTACGGTCAAGAATCACAATCAGAGTGGCTTCATATGCAGTTAGGAAGTAGCTTTGAGCGAGCAACATAG
- the LOC122589892 gene encoding uncharacterized protein LOC122589892, with the protein MPYNPTHRRNLSAPNTPVNNHHNPHPSGTTIQEISTHFSRLYQNHKACTLLQPSSIMDKLSILQPTTTRPFNETPTSMVLTKSQSQRTSGPTSIILTKSQSQRTSGGARNRGYHYTAGYLNNEPKEQEESIKETIVINNSKKPAMNVNGCGKFIPENQEMRKLQHGLEVKMQTLVSSGINKGIRRSCGYVEMADFLAYNGVKVVSTDMPSFMQIHAVDVTRKTYDSLEKFTAKTLALTLKKEFDGTYGPSWHCIVGLSFGSFVTHSVGGFLYFSMDQKLFVLLFKTSVRKAH; encoded by the exons ATGCCATACAACCCCACCCACCGGAGAAACCTCTCAGCCCCAAACACACCCGTAAACAACCACCACAACCCACACCCCTCAGGCACCACTATCCAAGAAATCTCAACCCATTTTTCAAGATTGTATCAAAACCATAAAGCTTGTACCTTGTTACAACCATCTTCAATAATGGATAAATTGTCCATTTTACAACCCACCACCACACGCCCTTTTAATGAAACACCCACTTCAATGGTCTTGACCAAATCACAAAGTCAAAGAACTAGTGGACCCACTTCTATAATCTTGACTAAATCACAAAGTCAAAGAACTAGTGGAGGAGCTAGAAACAGAGGATACCATTACACAGCTGGTTATCTTAACAATGAGCCTAAAGAACAAGAAGAAAGTATCAAGGAAACCATTGTAATTAATAACAGTAAAAAACCAGCCATGAATGTTAATGGGTGTGGTAAGTTTATTCCAGAAAACCAAGAAATGAGGAAATTACAGCATGGGCTTGAGGTAAAAATGCAAACTTTGGTATCAAGTGGGATAAATAAGGGGATAAGAAGGTCATGTGGGTATGTAGAAATGGCTGATTTCTTGGCTTATAATGGTGTGAAAGTAGTGTCTACTGATATGCCTTCATTCATGCAAATTCATGCTGTGGATGTGACTAGAAAGACTTATGATAGTCTTGAAAAGTTTACTGCTAAAACCCTTGCTTTGACTCTCAAAAAG GAATTTGATGGAACTTATGGACCATCATGGCATTGCATTGTGGGGTTGAGTTTCGGGTCATTTGTGACACATTCTGTGGGTGGATTCTTGTATTTCTCTATGGACCAGAAGCTATTTGTTCTCTTGTTCAAGACTAGCGTCCGCAAGGCACATTGA